In one window of Paracoccus saliphilus DNA:
- the trpE gene encoding anthranilate synthase component I, with the protein MELSPDFTEFEAGWAKGHNQLVTIRLAADLDTPVSLMLKLAEAAPMSFMLESVTGGEIRGRYSIVGMKPDLIWECRDGQARINRHARFSNDFLADERPALDSLRALIAESRIEQMPDGVPPVAAGLFGYLGYDMIRLVEHLPDVNPDPLDVPDAMLMRPSVVAVLDGVKGEVTLCAPAWHVSGENARAAYARAAERVMDALRSLDRQPSEPRALGRDAAIGEPVSNFAKPDYLAAVERAKEYIRAGDIFQVVPSQRWRMDFPLPPFALYRSLRRTNPSPFMFYLNMGGFQIIGASPEILVRLRDGEVTIRPIAGTRPRGGDEAEDRALEADLLGDQKELAEHLMLLDLGRNDVGRVAKTGTVRPTEQFVIERYSHVMHIVSNVVGELRDGEDALSALLAGLPAGTVSGAPKVRAMEIIDELEPEKRGVYGGAVGYFAANGEMDMCIALRTGLVKDGALYIQSGGGVVYDSDPEAEFQETVNKSRALQRAAESAARFVRGNG; encoded by the coding sequence ATGGAACTGTCCCCCGATTTCACGGAATTCGAGGCGGGCTGGGCCAAGGGACATAATCAGCTTGTCACCATTCGGCTGGCCGCCGATCTGGACACTCCCGTCAGCCTGATGCTGAAGCTGGCCGAGGCTGCGCCGATGAGCTTCATGCTGGAATCTGTGACCGGGGGCGAGATCCGCGGCCGCTATTCCATTGTCGGCATGAAACCCGACCTGATCTGGGAATGCCGCGACGGACAGGCCCGGATCAATCGTCATGCGCGGTTCTCGAACGATTTCCTGGCGGATGAGCGTCCGGCACTGGACAGCCTGCGCGCCCTGATCGCCGAAAGCCGGATCGAGCAAATGCCCGACGGTGTTCCTCCGGTTGCGGCGGGGCTGTTCGGCTATCTGGGCTACGACATGATCCGGCTGGTCGAGCATTTGCCGGATGTGAATCCCGATCCGCTGGACGTGCCCGACGCCATGCTGATGCGGCCCTCGGTCGTGGCCGTGCTGGACGGGGTGAAGGGCGAGGTGACGCTTTGCGCCCCGGCATGGCATGTGTCGGGCGAGAATGCCCGCGCCGCCTATGCCCGCGCAGCCGAGCGGGTGATGGATGCGTTGCGCTCGTTGGATCGCCAGCCATCCGAGCCGCGGGCCTTGGGGCGTGACGCGGCCATAGGCGAGCCGGTTTCGAATTTTGCCAAGCCGGATTACCTCGCCGCGGTCGAGCGGGCCAAGGAATATATCCGCGCGGGGGATATCTTTCAGGTGGTGCCGTCACAGCGTTGGCGGATGGATTTCCCGCTGCCACCCTTCGCGCTCTATCGCAGTTTGCGGCGCACCAACCCCTCGCCATTCATGTTCTATCTGAACATGGGCGGGTTTCAGATCATTGGTGCCAGTCCCGAGATCCTGGTGCGGCTGCGCGATGGCGAGGTGACGATTCGTCCGATCGCCGGCACCCGGCCGCGTGGCGGTGACGAGGCCGAGGACCGGGCGCTGGAGGCCGATCTGCTAGGCGATCAGAAGGAACTTGCCGAGCATTTGATGCTGCTGGACCTGGGGCGCAACGATGTGGGGCGGGTGGCGAAGACCGGCACCGTGCGCCCGACCGAGCAATTCGTGATCGAACGCTACAGCCATGTCATGCATATCGTCTCGAATGTTGTCGGAGAATTACGTGACGGGGAGGATGCGCTATCCGCCCTGTTGGCCGGGCTGCCCGCTGGAACGGTTTCGGGCGCACCGAAGGTTCGCGCGATGGAAATCATCGACGAATTGGAACCCGAAAAGCGTGGTGTCTATGGCGGAGCGGTCGGCTATTTCGCCGCCAATGGCGAGATGGATATGTGCATCGCCCTTCGGACCGGGCTGGTCAAGGATGGGGCGTTGTATATCCAGTCTGGAGGCGGGGTGGTCTATGACAGCGATCCCGAAGCGGAATTTCAGGAAACCGTGAACAAAAGCCGTGCATTGCAACGTGCGGCCGAAAGTGCAGCTCGTTTCG
- a CDS encoding peptidylprolyl isomerase has product MTNLRTKGKSTIVWILMGLLILGLGGFGVTSFSGGSSEIGSVGATKVTAEDYTRALRSELSAYSQQAGQQFTMAQAQSIGLPRAIQGQLFTAAALEEETRRLGISVGDQRVAESISTAPAFQGPNGSFDRSAYSQILRREGLSEAEFEQQVRVDEARVLLQRAVSGGVVAPESMIDQTAKWLLEQRDFSWHEVGEGHLTSPISEPDEETLEAWHKANTDRFTAPEKRKLSYVWLTPNMHSDEVDLDEAALRDVYEARIEHFRQPERRMVSTLVYPSMEDAQSARDRLDAGEVAFDALVAERGLTMEDVDQGEVTREDLGQAGDTVFGLDAPGVVGPVETDLGPALISMNAILEPIDISFEEAREDLRAEAALDRAARAIEDRMGEYEDLLASGATLEEVSEETPMEFGTLAWSSDMKPEEGSIAGYPAFRELADEVGEGDFPQIGRLNDGGIFALRLDEVVPPTLIPFDEIRDEVAEDWRAAEIHRLLLARAEEERLQEISSTTPDPDAGNGEDGEETVAESPSDSQESEVDEETAAVNVAPDLGWTAETGLTRDGWIDGLPAELITQAFEIEETGDIEIVDTDDRVFLVRLDTIEEADLDSEDAKEVQDRIRQRMSQSLQADIFEYYARAAQRKAGVKINQSAIDAINAQVQ; this is encoded by the coding sequence ATGACGAACCTGCGCACCAAAGGAAAATCGACCATCGTCTGGATATTGATGGGTCTTCTGATCCTGGGGTTGGGCGGTTTTGGCGTGACCAGTTTCTCGGGAGGCTCGAGCGAGATCGGATCGGTTGGCGCGACCAAGGTCACGGCAGAGGATTATACCCGCGCGCTGCGTTCGGAACTGAGCGCTTATTCGCAGCAGGCGGGGCAGCAATTCACCATGGCACAGGCGCAATCGATAGGATTGCCTCGGGCGATTCAGGGTCAGCTTTTCACAGCCGCCGCTCTGGAAGAGGAAACTCGCCGTCTCGGCATCTCTGTCGGCGATCAGCGGGTTGCCGAGAGCATCTCGACCGCGCCGGCATTTCAGGGACCGAATGGAAGTTTCGACCGCAGCGCCTATTCCCAGATCCTGCGCCGCGAAGGCCTGTCCGAAGCCGAGTTCGAACAACAGGTTCGCGTGGACGAGGCGCGGGTGCTACTGCAACGCGCAGTCAGCGGCGGAGTCGTCGCGCCGGAATCCATGATCGATCAGACCGCGAAATGGTTGCTGGAACAGCGCGATTTCAGTTGGCACGAAGTGGGAGAGGGCCATCTGACCTCACCGATTTCAGAACCGGACGAAGAAACGCTGGAGGCTTGGCACAAGGCGAATACCGATCGTTTCACTGCGCCGGAAAAGCGCAAGCTGAGCTATGTCTGGCTGACGCCCAATATGCATTCGGACGAGGTGGACCTGGACGAGGCCGCCCTTCGCGATGTCTATGAAGCGCGGATCGAGCACTTTCGTCAGCCCGAACGGCGCATGGTCAGCACATTGGTCTATCCGTCGATGGAGGACGCGCAATCCGCCAGGGATCGGCTCGATGCGGGTGAAGTGGCATTCGATGCGCTGGTGGCCGAACGCGGCCTGACGATGGAGGACGTTGATCAAGGCGAAGTTACCAGGGAAGATCTGGGGCAGGCGGGGGATACGGTCTTCGGGCTGGATGCTCCGGGGGTTGTCGGACCGGTCGAGACCGATCTTGGCCCGGCGCTGATATCGATGAACGCGATTCTCGAGCCCATCGATATTTCCTTCGAAGAGGCACGCGAGGATCTGCGCGCCGAAGCCGCCCTGGATCGCGCGGCACGGGCAATCGAAGACCGGATGGGGGAATACGAGGATCTTCTGGCCAGTGGCGCGACGCTGGAAGAAGTTTCGGAAGAGACCCCGATGGAATTCGGAACCCTCGCCTGGTCATCGGATATGAAACCGGAAGAGGGCAGCATCGCGGGATACCCGGCTTTCCGGGAACTTGCAGACGAAGTCGGCGAGGGCGATTTCCCGCAGATCGGGCGGCTGAATGACGGCGGCATCTTCGCGCTGCGCCTGGATGAGGTGGTGCCGCCGACGCTTATCCCCTTTGACGAGATCCGCGATGAGGTTGCCGAAGACTGGCGCGCCGCGGAAATTCATCGCCTCCTGCTGGCCCGTGCCGAGGAAGAGCGGCTGCAGGAGATCTCTTCCACGACCCCCGATCCGGATGCCGGAAACGGGGAAGATGGTGAGGAAACGGTGGCGGAATCGCCATCCGACTCGCAGGAAAGCGAGGTTGACGAGGAAACCGCGGCCGTCAATGTCGCGCCGGACCTTGGCTGGACCGCAGAGACCGGGTTGACCCGTGACGGCTGGATCGATGGCTTGCCGGCCGAACTCATTACTCAGGCTTTCGAGATCGAAGAAACGGGCGATATCGAGATCGTCGATACAGATGATCGCGTATTCCTGGTACGCCTTGATACGATCGAGGAAGCCGATCTCGACAGCGAGGATGCCAAGGAGGTGCAAGACCGTATCCGGCAGCGTATGTCGCAGTCGTTGCAGGCTGATATCTTTGAATATTACGCCCGTGCCGCGCAACGAAAGGCCGGGGTGAAGATCAATCAATCCGCCATCGACGCGATCAACGCTCAGGTACAGTGA
- a CDS encoding aminotransferase — protein MHPVNPNITRTFAPPVMEARRWLQGVDFPPDRPLINVSQAAPVEPPPDGLRRAIAEAALERPEAHLYGPVLGNTELREAVAAEFSGAYGGAVRPEQVAITQGCNQAFCAAISTLAGAGDEIILPTPWYFNHKMWLDMQGVVTRPLVCEEDMLPDPDRAAKLITPRSRAIVLVTPNNPSGAEYPAELVAAFFELAQRHGLALILDETYRDFDSRTGPPHDLLTRPDWDETVIQLYSFSKAYRLTGHRVGAMIASQARMAEIEKFLDTVAISTSQLGQIGALWGMRNLRGWLAGERDEILARRAASVEAISGLPAWRLKSAGAYFAWIEHPFDISSADLAPRMVAEIGVLALPGTMFVPGTDSSGARHLRIAFANVNRVGIAELAERLDNFVA, from the coding sequence ATGCATCCGGTCAACCCGAATATCACCAGAACATTCGCACCACCCGTGATGGAGGCCCGGCGCTGGCTGCAAGGCGTCGATTTTCCACCTGACCGACCATTGATCAATGTCAGCCAGGCCGCCCCTGTCGAGCCTCCGCCCGATGGGTTGCGCCGCGCGATTGCCGAGGCGGCACTGGAGCGGCCGGAGGCACATCTTTACGGGCCCGTTCTGGGCAATACCGAATTGCGCGAGGCCGTCGCGGCAGAATTTTCGGGCGCATATGGCGGAGCCGTCAGGCCCGAACAGGTGGCGATCACGCAGGGTTGCAACCAGGCGTTCTGTGCAGCGATCAGCACACTGGCCGGGGCGGGAGACGAAATCATCCTGCCTACGCCCTGGTATTTCAATCACAAGATGTGGCTGGACATGCAGGGCGTCGTGACGCGGCCATTGGTTTGCGAAGAGGATATGCTGCCCGACCCCGACAGGGCCGCGAAGCTGATCACGCCGCGCAGCCGTGCCATCGTGCTGGTGACACCGAACAACCCGTCGGGCGCGGAATATCCGGCGGAGCTGGTCGCCGCCTTCTTCGAGCTGGCGCAGCGGCATGGGCTGGCCTTGATCCTCGACGAGACATATCGCGATTTCGACAGCAGGACTGGTCCCCCGCATGACTTGCTGACCCGGCCCGATTGGGACGAGACGGTGATCCAGCTTTACTCCTTTTCCAAGGCATACCGGCTGACAGGGCACCGGGTGGGCGCGATGATCGCGTCGCAGGCGCGCATGGCCGAGATCGAGAAATTTCTCGACACCGTGGCGATCTCTACCTCGCAACTGGGGCAGATCGGTGCGTTGTGGGGAATGCGGAACTTGCGCGGATGGCTTGCAGGGGAGCGGGACGAGATCCTTGCGCGCCGTGCCGCAAGCGTCGAGGCGATCTCGGGACTGCCCGCCTGGCGCTTGAAAAGCGCCGGGGCCTATTTCGCATGGATCGAACATCCTTTCGACATTTCTTCGGCCGATCTGGCTCCGCGCATGGTGGCCGAGATCGGTGTTCTGGCATTGCCGGGAACGATGTTCGTGCCGGGAACGGATTCGTCCGGTGCCCGGCATCTGCGCATCGCCTTTGCCAATGTGAACCGCGTCGGAATTGCCGAACTGGCCGAAAGGCTTGACAACTTCGTCGCCTGA
- a CDS encoding anthranilate synthase component II, whose product MILLIDNYDSFTWNLVHYLGEAGAEVVVRRNDALSVEEALAMKPDGIVISPGPCDPAQAGICIDLIRAAAESELPLFGVCLGHQAIGEAFGGKVVRAGRILHGKVDTIRHDGSGVFTDLPSPLKATRYHSLTVEPDSLPNCLRVTATSDDGTIMGLIHADLPVEGVQFHPESIASEHGHEMIRNFLARCHPGEQAA is encoded by the coding sequence ATGATCCTTCTGATCGACAATTATGACAGCTTCACCTGGAACCTCGTGCATTACCTAGGGGAAGCGGGGGCCGAGGTGGTCGTAAGGCGCAATGATGCGCTCTCTGTGGAAGAGGCGCTGGCGATGAAACCTGACGGCATCGTGATCTCTCCGGGCCCATGCGATCCGGCGCAGGCGGGGATCTGCATCGATCTGATCCGGGCGGCAGCGGAAAGCGAACTTCCGCTGTTCGGCGTCTGCCTGGGCCATCAGGCCATCGGCGAGGCATTCGGTGGCAAAGTCGTCCGCGCGGGCCGCATCCTGCACGGCAAGGTCGATACGATCCGCCATGACGGCAGCGGCGTCTTCACTGACCTGCCCTCGCCACTGAAGGCGACGCGCTATCACTCGCTGACGGTCGAGCCCGACAGCCTGCCGAATTGCCTACGCGTCACTGCCACTTCGGATGACGGGACGATCATGGGATTGATCCACGCCGATTTGCCTGTCGAAGGCGTGCAATTCCATCCCGAGTCCATCGCATCCGAGCATGGGCACGAGATGATCCGCAATTTCCTTGCCCGCTGTCACCCGGGAGAACAGGCCGCATGA
- the trpD gene encoding anthranilate phosphoribosyltransferase → MTDIRPLIGIAATRPLTGPEAESAFSALFDGAATPAQIGGLLMALRVRGETVDEIAAAARAMRARMNRVQAPEGAMDIVGTGGDGKGTLNISTATAFVVAGAGVPVAKHGNRNLSSKSGAADALTQMGINVMGGPAMAQQALDRAGICFMMAPMHHPAMRHVGPPRAELGTRTVFNLLGPLTNPASVRRQLTGAFSSQWLRPMAEVLRDLGSDAAWLVHGSDGTDEISIAGETHVAALKDGEVSEFTVTPEDAGLSRHPFDAIVGGEPAYNAKAFRALLDGETGAYRDAVLLNAAASLLIAGKAADLREGAALAAEAIDRGDAKARLTRLAEVTGPPEA, encoded by the coding sequence ATGACCGATATCCGCCCGCTGATCGGCATTGCCGCCACTCGCCCCCTGACCGGCCCCGAGGCTGAATCGGCCTTTTCCGCCCTGTTCGACGGCGCTGCCACCCCGGCACAGATTGGCGGGTTGCTGATGGCACTGCGCGTGCGCGGCGAAACCGTGGACGAGATCGCCGCCGCAGCACGGGCGATGCGGGCGCGGATGAACCGCGTGCAGGCCCCCGAGGGCGCGATGGATATCGTTGGCACCGGCGGGGACGGCAAGGGCACGCTGAACATCTCGACCGCAACGGCTTTCGTCGTCGCCGGTGCGGGTGTGCCGGTCGCCAAGCATGGCAATCGCAACCTATCCTCGAAATCCGGCGCGGCGGATGCGCTGACCCAGATGGGGATCAATGTCATGGGCGGTCCGGCCATGGCACAGCAGGCGCTGGACCGGGCTGGCATCTGCTTCATGATGGCGCCGATGCATCATCCCGCCATGCGCCATGTCGGCCCGCCCCGCGCCGAACTGGGCACCCGCACCGTCTTCAACCTGCTGGGGCCGCTGACCAACCCGGCCTCGGTGCGCCGCCAGTTGACCGGCGCATTCAGCAGCCAGTGGCTCCGCCCGATGGCCGAGGTGCTGCGCGACCTTGGCTCCGACGCGGCATGGCTGGTCCATGGCAGCGACGGCACTGATGAAATCAGCATCGCGGGCGAAACCCATGTCGCCGCGCTCAAGGATGGCGAGGTCAGCGAATTCACCGTCACGCCCGAGGATGCGGGCCTGTCCCGCCACCCCTTCGACGCCATTGTCGGAGGAGAGCCCGCATATAACGCCAAGGCCTTTCGCGCACTTCTGGATGGCGAGACAGGGGCCTATCGTGATGCGGTCCTGCTGAATGCCGCGGCATCCTTGCTGATCGCGGGAAAGGCCGCCGATCTGCGCGAAGGGGCAGCACTCGCCGCCGAAGCCATCGATCGCGGCGATGCCAAGGCCCGGTTGACCCGGCTGGCCGAAGTCACCGGCCCGCCCGAAGCGTGA
- a CDS encoding uracil-DNA glycosylase, producing MTPPETWAHLPFFANDWPAIRDRLLNIHDWLPGPDRVFAALEAVPPEKLRVVILGQDPYPTPGHANGLAFSVEPDIPLPRSLRNIYAEMREDIGAAPENGDLSHWARQGVLLLNTSLSVPAGSAGAHARWGWHKLAGQAIAEAQRHGPLAFLLWGGHAQKAAAGLPRPQDLMIATAHPSPLSARRGFFGSRPFSRINDWLTTQGYSPIHWMN from the coding sequence GTGACACCGCCCGAGACCTGGGCCCATCTGCCCTTCTTCGCCAATGACTGGCCCGCGATTCGCGACCGGCTGCTGAACATACATGACTGGCTGCCCGGTCCGGACCGGGTCTTCGCAGCATTGGAAGCCGTGCCCCCCGAAAAGCTGCGGGTCGTGATCCTTGGGCAAGATCCCTACCCGACACCGGGCCATGCCAACGGGTTGGCATTCTCGGTCGAGCCCGACATCCCCCTGCCCCGCTCGCTGCGCAACATCTATGCCGAAATGCGCGAGGATATCGGCGCCGCCCCCGAAAATGGCGACCTGTCGCATTGGGCGCGTCAGGGCGTGTTGTTGCTGAACACCTCGCTATCGGTTCCCGCCGGGTCCGCAGGCGCCCATGCCAGATGGGGCTGGCACAAGCTTGCCGGGCAGGCCATCGCAGAGGCGCAGCGGCACGGTCCGCTTGCTTTCCTGCTTTGGGGCGGACATGCGCAGAAAGCCGCCGCCGGGCTGCCCCGGCCGCAGGATCTGATGATCGCCACGGCCCATCCCTCGCCGCTTTCCGCCCGGCGGGGTTTCTTCGGTAGCCGACCCTTCAGCCGGATCAACGACTGGCTGACCACGCAGGGATATTCCCCGATTCACTGGATGAACTGA
- a CDS encoding IclR family transcriptional regulator has translation MTDSGETKRDTLFVGALAKGLRVLRAFDESKPEMSLGELARRTGMDKSTIQRLANTLHHEGYLDKDPNTRRLRPSHAWLELAYCYYWSDPLVGMAVPKLIELSRQLGETINLAEISGDHIIYVSRLPCKRTYFAATIIGRRLPALSTSVGRAILSTWPEAEREAAIETWPLKVFTPRTVMDRDEIRQSINETTANGFSVTRDQMLLNEVAIAAPILGPDGRALAGVQCSVSAYTWDDERLHSEILPGLLDTANSISPALRP, from the coding sequence ATGACCGATAGCGGCGAAACCAAGCGCGATACGCTGTTCGTGGGAGCACTCGCCAAGGGCTTGCGCGTGTTGCGGGCATTCGATGAAAGCAAGCCCGAGATGAGCCTGGGTGAACTGGCGCGGCGCACGGGCATGGACAAGAGCACGATTCAGCGTCTCGCCAATACGTTGCATCACGAGGGTTACCTGGACAAGGACCCCAATACCCGGCGCCTGCGTCCCTCGCATGCCTGGCTGGAGCTGGCCTATTGCTATTACTGGTCGGATCCGCTGGTCGGCATGGCGGTGCCGAAGCTGATCGAGTTGTCCCGGCAATTGGGCGAGACGATCAACCTCGCCGAGATTTCGGGCGATCATATCATCTATGTCTCGCGCCTGCCGTGCAAACGCACCTATTTCGCGGCCACGATCATCGGGCGGCGGCTGCCGGCGCTGTCCACTTCGGTTGGCCGTGCGATCCTGTCGACCTGGCCCGAGGCCGAGCGCGAAGCCGCCATCGAGACATGGCCATTGAAGGTATTTACCCCACGGACGGTCATGGATCGCGATGAAATCCGCCAGAGTATCAACGAGACGACTGCAAACGGGTTCTCGGTGACACGCGATCAGATGCTGTTGAACGAAGTCGCCATCGCAGCACCGATCCTGGGACCGGATGGGCGTGCGTTGGCGGGGGTGCAATGTTCCGTCTCGGCCTATACCTGGGATGACGAGCGGCTGCACTCCGAGATTCTGCCGGGACTTCTGGACACGGCGAATTCGATATCACCGGCGCTGCGGCCCTGA
- a CDS encoding ABC transporter substrate-binding protein: MMLRSGTAAIALMAAGAAYADKASDTLRVAFTKELESVDSYFNSAREGVVLQRAIWDGLLYSDPATGEYKGNLATEWEWVDDTTLELKLREGVKFHDGSDFTADDVVYTVNFVADEANGVVTQRNVNWMDHAEKVDDYTVRIVTKEPFPAAIEYLSGPVSMYPSDYYEEVGPSGMGLEPVGTGPYKAVSVEPGKHFVLERNEDYFDGPKGQPAIAKIDVRTIPDVNTQMAEIFSGQLDLIWQVPSDQAERMAEMGQFTVANESTMRVGYLAMDAAGRSDPENPFTKLEVRQAVNHAIDRETIVNELLKGKSTPIHTACFPSQFGCVQDVTEYEYDPEKAKELLAEAGYPDGFTTEFYAYRDREYAEAIASYLNAVGIETDFKMLQYSALRDLNMKGEVPISFQTWGSFSINDASAMVSQFFKHGELDDARDDEVLAELDIADSSIDPETRIEHYGIALQRIADQAYWAPLFSYNTNYVFTKEVAYTPTPDEVLRFHTAAWN, encoded by the coding sequence ATGATGTTGCGCAGCGGCACGGCCGCAATCGCCCTTATGGCCGCAGGCGCCGCCTATGCCGACAAGGCAAGCGACACGCTGCGCGTCGCCTTCACCAAGGAACTCGAAAGCGTCGACAGCTATTTCAACTCGGCCCGCGAGGGCGTGGTGCTGCAGCGCGCGATCTGGGACGGATTGCTTTACTCCGATCCGGCGACCGGTGAGTACAAGGGTAACCTGGCGACCGAATGGGAATGGGTCGATGACACCACGCTGGAACTGAAGCTGCGCGAAGGCGTGAAGTTCCACGATGGCAGCGATTTCACCGCCGATGACGTGGTCTACACGGTGAATTTCGTCGCGGACGAGGCGAATGGCGTAGTGACACAGCGCAATGTCAACTGGATGGATCATGCCGAGAAGGTGGATGACTACACCGTCCGCATCGTCACGAAGGAGCCCTTCCCCGCCGCCATCGAATACCTGTCCGGACCGGTCTCGATGTATCCTTCCGATTATTACGAAGAGGTTGGGCCAAGCGGCATGGGGCTGGAGCCGGTCGGCACCGGGCCCTACAAGGCTGTCAGCGTGGAACCGGGCAAGCATTTCGTGCTGGAACGGAACGAGGACTATTTCGACGGGCCAAAAGGCCAGCCCGCCATCGCCAAGATCGACGTCCGGACAATCCCGGACGTGAACACCCAGATGGCCGAGATCTTCAGCGGCCAGTTGGACCTGATCTGGCAGGTTCCCTCGGATCAGGCCGAACGGATGGCCGAGATGGGGCAGTTCACCGTCGCGAATGAAAGCACGATGCGGGTGGGTTACCTGGCGATGGATGCAGCCGGACGATCCGACCCGGAGAACCCGTTCACCAAGCTGGAAGTCCGGCAGGCCGTGAACCATGCGATCGACCGTGAGACCATCGTGAACGAACTGCTGAAGGGCAAGTCGACACCGATCCACACCGCCTGCTTCCCCAGCCAGTTCGGCTGTGTTCAGGATGTCACCGAATATGAATACGATCCCGAAAAAGCCAAGGAGTTGCTGGCCGAAGCCGGTTATCCCGATGGCTTCACCACCGAGTTCTATGCCTATCGCGACCGCGAATATGCCGAGGCCATCGCCAGCTATCTGAACGCCGTCGGCATCGAGACCGATTTCAAGATGCTGCAATATTCGGCGCTGCGCGATCTGAACATGAAGGGCGAGGTGCCGATCTCGTTCCAGACATGGGGCTCGTTCTCGATCAACGACGCCTCGGCCATGGTCAGCCAGTTCTTCAAGCATGGCGAACTGGACGATGCCCGCGACGACGAGGTGCTGGCCGAACTGGACATCGCCGACAGTTCCATCGATCCCGAGACCCGCATCGAGCATTACGGTATCGCGCTGCAACGCATCGCGGATCAGGCCTATTGGGCGCCGCTCTTTTCCTACAACACCAATTACGTGTTCACGAAAGAGGTCGCCTATACCCCCACCCCGGACGAGGTTCTGCGCTTCCATACCGCGGCCTGGAACTGA
- a CDS encoding ABC transporter permease: protein MLRFILKRLGLALLVALTVSFISFSLLFLAGDPAIAIAGESANAEDIQSIRELYGFDRPMLVQYADWLWNALRFDFGQSYYFKLPVADLIAERLSVTMTLGVCGILFALFTAVPLGVIAAIRPNSLIDRIALFLSVAGQAMPSFWFGLILIVIFAIQLGWLPASGASSWQHFIMPTVVLGYYAMPAIMRLTRAGMLEVLSADYIRTARAKGAPEGRVLFKHALRNAIIPVVSLAAVQMGFMLGGSIVVESIFALHGAGYLAWESIGRNDLPTVQALILVFALFYIVFTFLADVLNAWLDPRMRSS from the coding sequence ATGCTTCGCTTCATCCTCAAGCGATTGGGCCTGGCGCTTCTCGTCGCGCTCACCGTTTCCTTCATCAGCTTCAGCCTGCTGTTCCTCGCGGGTGATCCGGCAATCGCCATCGCGGGCGAAAGCGCCAATGCCGAGGATATCCAGTCGATCCGCGAACTCTATGGCTTCGACCGGCCGATGCTCGTGCAATATGCCGACTGGCTGTGGAACGCGCTGCGCTTCGATTTCGGGCAAAGCTATTACTTCAAGCTGCCCGTCGCCGACCTGATCGCCGAGCGGCTGTCGGTCACGATGACCCTCGGGGTCTGCGGCATCCTGTTCGCGCTGTTCACCGCCGTGCCCCTGGGCGTGATCGCGGCGATCCGCCCCAATTCGCTGATCGACCGGATCGCCCTGTTCCTGTCGGTCGCCGGTCAGGCAATGCCCAGCTTCTGGTTCGGACTGATCCTGATCGTGATCTTTGCCATCCAGCTTGGCTGGCTGCCCGCCTCGGGCGCGTCCAGTTGGCAGCATTTCATCATGCCGACCGTGGTGCTTGGCTATTACGCCATGCCTGCGATCATGCGACTGACGCGCGCCGGGATGCTCGAAGTGCTTTCCGCCGACTATATCCGCACCGCCCGCGCCAAGGGCGCGCCCGAAGGCCGGGTGCTGTTCAAGCATGCGCTGCGCAACGCGATCATCCCGGTCGTCTCATTGGCGGCGGTGCAGATGGGCTTCATGCTGGGCGGTTCCATCGTGGTCGAGTCGATCTTCGCTCTGCATGGCGCGGGTTACCTTGCGTGGGAATCAATCGGCCGCAACGATCTGCCCACCGTGCAGGCGCTGATCCTCGTCTTCGCCCTCTTCTATATCGTCTTCACCTTTCTGGCCGATGTGCTGAACGCATGGCTGGATCCCCGTATGAGGAGCAGCTGA